CATTCTGCCTCCACCTGAgccttttgaaaagtgtAGTCATTTCTATTAATGGTAACTACGCCATCTTTCAAACTACATTTCCATCTAGCTTTGGTCCTTGTGACTTTATCGTATAAGCAAAGCATTAAGTTCTCATCTGGCCCGTCTTCTTCGCCCTCTGAAATCAGATAGTCGTCGTCGGAATCATCTAATTCTGAACCGACCTCATCCGTATCTAATAATgcacttcttttttccttctttgcTTGTAACTTCACTTGTTCTATCtgttccttttccttccggcttttttcctcctcctccttctcatcttctttttttccctccTCCCCATCTACATTTTCGACAGTATTTATATTAGCGTTTTCGATGGTCAGCTCTATCTCCGGCTTTACTTCAATGTTGGACTCACTGGCTCTGGTTAGATTTGTGCCAGCACCAGTATTCGTGTTAATACTATTTGCTTCTCCTGTATTAGTTACAACGTTGGCCCCTCCAGCATGCGGCATGTTATTATTTGCATTGACATTTGGTAAAACCAGTCCTTCATTAccagcattttcttccttgatATTAAACTCAGTGGTATTTGTATTGGGAGCTGCAAGATTAAAATTTAAATCGTTCTGTACACCACTTATATTTGTCTCATTAAACTGGTTATCCCAGGAAAAAGTAGTTACTTTGGACTCTGTAAGCTTTTTTTGCCAGACGTTTTTCAGGTCTTGTAAAGTTTGTTCATCTATACCTgcgttttcaaaatcttctctTACTTCATTTACCACAGTTTCGACAATGATTTCATATGCTCTACTTGCCTCTGCATTCGACATGGTATCCTGACGGTCTCAATTGTGAATGGTCTTAATTTCTGTCCTGCTGTAccccttcttctttgggCTTGCCCCGATAATATACGGCATGGCTTTATCCATCTTGTGTTCTCCTTTAgcttcatcttttcttccaaagttttGGATCACCCTTCACGAAGATGATTTCGCGTTAATTAGTggatattatttatttacttaTGATGTAAAATTTACGATGAATCCTCGCTGGCTTACTGGTTTGAAGTACCCGTCTCAAAGATTTATCAGGACACATCACATTAATGGAAGAATTGCCCACTACACCGATTAGGCTTATATTAGGGCAGCCTCAGTTACGCGAACAGAAATCAGGAAACTGTTCGAAAGAGCACAGGCCAACCTCGTCTCATTCAGTTTCGAGCGCGAATGTTCCTTCCGACTCGAATTCGGGTCTCAGCTCCCCCGGTTCTTCCCAGTTTGTTGTACATCCTCATGAACcgccaaagaaaaaggacCTCCAAGGAGATTTGGACCGCTCGATTGATTATGGTAGAACATCAGCCCGCAATAACAAAGCCAACATCAATCCACTGGAGAACATTGACATAAACAAACTGTTTGATGACAATAAATCTGATGCGGCTCCCACCTTttctgatgaaaatgagagCACGAGTGATAAACGTGTACTTACATTGAATTATTCGCCCATCAGAGTGGAAATGAGTTCTccagaaaaggaaagcgATAAAAACACGAACaaagacgaagatgatgaagaaagtgGTCATATCAATAAAAGGCTAAAGTTACAGTTGGAGTCAGTGCCTGACTTGAAACAAGGCCCGGCTGAAGGTGCGGCtaatgataaagaagagATTATGTCATCTCCAATGGCAATTGATATGATTGATACCAACATAAGTCCAAATAAATTTATCATGAACGATGGGGTTGCAAGAAACGAAAGTTTCAACATCAATACCGATAAACTCAGCTTGGAAAACGATATCAATGAGAAACAGGAAGAAGCAGACTTTATAAAGTCTAACAGTAACAACGGCGGTAGcaatgacgatgatgattaTGGCAACgaatatgaagaagaaggtgacATAACAAACTCTCATATAAATAGGCTCACTCCTCTGTATGAGACTTCTGCAAGGGACTCGAAATACCACGGAGGGGAGAAAACCCATCACAACGATGATAATCAATTTGATATCAGGCATGACAATTTTCAGATTGTAGCAAAGAGAAATGAGGAACTAACTGACCAACTTTATCAGTTAAATCAAAAGCtgaattctttgatttccaaaaatgaatcaatatcttttcaGTATGAGAAACTGAATAAAAGCCATCAACAGTTAATAGATTCATCCAATGAAAGAGTTGAAAAGCTACATATAGAAAGGGAACATAGCATTTCCAGGGTggagaaattcaaaaaaagaatcaaaGAGTTGAATACGGAAATCAAAGTATTGAACTCCAATCAAAAGATATTACAAGAGAAATTTGATAATTCAATTAATGAACTAAATCAGGTGAAGAACGACCAATATAATACCaataatattttacaaagaaatgaaaaaaatttgaacgAGAAGAACGctgaattggaaaaaataaagaaggaATTGAGCACCACTCTAGAGAAACTATCTGAATCGCAAACTACATTGAATGATTTGAATTCTTGCATTGCGCAATTGAACAGTAAGGTCGGAGACACTAATAGTGTCCTAATTTCTAAAGAAAGCGAGTTAAATAACCTAAAAATAAGTTTGAAAGaaactttatcaatttCTAAAGATTCTAACGACTCGGATCTCATAGCACAACTGAATGAACTAATATCCGCAAAAAATAGCTTACAACAAAAACTGGATGATTTGAGCaatttgaatgatgataatttaaagaaattgcaagaaaaattaatggAAGATGAAACCGCACTAAGACGAAAAGATGCCGAGATAAACTCGCTAAATAGTGAACTGGAGGAGCTGAAAAAGCATGTCATTTCAAAGgataatgaatttgaaacCTGGAAGAGCAAATACGAGAATGTTGAAGATGAGGCAAAGATACGGAATGCTGAGGTCACGGAGTTGACCAGAGACATCGATGATCTAAAGGAATCTAAGGTACACTTACAAGAAACAATTACAGAACTAGAAAATCATGTTCataaacttgaaaatgattACGACTTGGAGAAGGAGAAATTCGAAAAAACCTCACTGGAATTGGAAAGCttgcaattgaaaaatagcAACATCCAAGCTGAACATATTAAAGAATTAGAAAATCTTCATGAAAATCTTCTATCTCTACaagatgaattgaaaatctcTTCAGAAAGAGTAACTGCATTAACGAAAGAGAATGAAACattaaaacaaaataatgacaataataataaaagtgTTACTCTAAGCAATCATCAAAAGGATAAAGATGGTGAACTAATTAAATCATTGGAGAAACAATTAAAAgattggaaagaaaaatatgacgcgaaagaaaaagatacaAATAAAAGGTTGAAGTTACTGGCTGAAGATTTGTACATTCAGTATTCTTCCAAGCACGAGCAAAAGGtcaaattattgaaaaaaggcTATGAAAATAAATTTCAGAATAAATTTGATCAGTTaaatttagaaaataaaactttatcagaagaaattgaacaatTGAACAAACAGCTGAACTCcgaaagagaagagaaaCAAGATTTGCTGAAGttgttggaaaatgaaaaacaatgaacaaatttctctctttttgCATTCCTTTTATTCCTCAATCGAAATACGTATAATATCATACACGCAAGTACCAAAAGGTACATCATCAAAACACGAATGCTTATCGTATTTTTAATTATGTTTCCTAAATTAATTAGTACTAAAgtaaaaatacaaaaagaaaacatacTAAtcataataaataaaatacaaggtttaaataaataatcaaaCGAGCGAAGATGTTATAGCCATGGCCATAATcgtttctttcattttgtgGAGTTTTACTGGGCGTCTATTTCatgatttctcttttttagAACGTTTTCGATAAATGCTTCGCCAGCTTTATAGGATGATCTTACTAGGGGTCCCGAGGCACAATACAAAAACCCCATCTCCaaagctttttctttccagtAGTCGAACTTTTCAGGTTTCACATATTCTACAACTTTCATGTGCCTCTTTGTTGGTCTCATATATTGGCCGAATGTAACAACGTCACATTTGACATCGCGCAGGTCCCTCAAAGTCCGTATAATTTGCTCATCAGTTTCCCCCAAGCCTAGCATTATTGAGGTTTTAGTAATCAGTGTCGGAACCGTAGTCTTTGCTCTCTTCAAGACGCTTAGAGACTGTTTATATGCAGCTCTTCTGTCTCTGACATGCGGTGTTAGCGCTTCAACTGTTTCTAAATTGTGTGCGTAGACATCAAGTCCACTTTGTGCCATAATGTCTACCATATTTAAATCCCCCCTGAAATCACCAGAAAGAGTCTCCACAAGTGTCTTTGGTGCCTTCTGCTTAATCTTGCGGACTGTCTCGGCCAAATGATTAGCACCACCATCAATCAAATCATCTCTATCAACGGTGGTTAGGACTACATAACCTAATCCCCACCTTTTGATCGCTTCGGCAGTATTCTCGGGCTCCATTGGATCTGGCTTACTGGGCGTTCTATTGGTCTTCACAGAGCAAAACCTACACCCACGAGTACAGGTGTCACCTAGCAGCATAATCGTCGCCGTTGCCTTAGATTTATCTTTACCTCCCCAACATTCACCAATATTGGGGCATCTTGCTTCTTCACAGACTGTGCTCAGTTTTAACTCTTTCACATCACCCTTCAATTTATGATAATTAGTACCCTTAGGAATAGGAACCTTAAGCCAACGGGGCAGTTTCTTAGCTTCCTCTGTATTCTGTCTTGCCTTTTCCAGAGGATCCAAGATCATGTCCGATGCCTTCCCTGAAACAAAGTCCGCAAAAGATGGGCCTAAGTTAAGAGCATCTTTAAACTCTGTAATCCTTCTTCTGCTTTTCCTGAGTTTCTTCCCTGGATAAGCAGTTGATATCTGACTTACCACGCCTTCAATGTCAGTTGCATTTCTCGCTGATACTCTAGCATCGGCATGATCTGAGTTAGTGTTCAGTTCATTGGATCCAATTGGCGGAGTTGCGCTTGTTCCACGACTGATACTTAAAGAAAACCATCTTGCATTTCTCCCGGCGCATAATACTACGGCCGATCTTCTATACATTGCAGCAACTCAACCCTTCGTCTTAGGCTCTACACTTGGCTGCACTGGATAGTTAAACCTCTATGTCAgatgtatatgtatatatgcgAGTGTTCTTGCATAAACTCCTTCGGGAAGAAGTCAACAGCCGGGTATCATCTTGactgaaaaataatggCTTTGCACTTATAGGAGTCCAACTTGAAGATAACTCTCGAGGTCTGTTTCAAATATCAAAAGAGCCCAACCACAGCTACGATCATGTATCCCGGTAGTGGACATTATACCTATAACAATGCTGGCAACAATAATGGGTACCAACGGCCCGTGGTCCCCCCTCCTGGCCGGCAATACGGACAGCAATACGGACAGCAATACGGACAGCAATATGATCAACAATATGATCAACAGTATGCACCTCCGCCAGGTCCTCCACCCGGGAACTACAACAGGCCTGTATATCCTTCTCCACATTTCCAGCAGGAGCAAGCGGAGGCACAATTGAACAACGGTTACAACAATCCAAATGTGAACGCCTCTAATATGTACGGCCCACCTCAGAATATGTCGCTGCCTCCCCCACAAACACAAAATATTCAGGGTATAGATCAGCCATATCAGTATTCTCAGTGTACTGGGCGCAGAAAGGCTCTAATCATCGGTATCAACTACATAGGTTCGAAAAATCAGTTGCGTGGCTGTATCAACGATGCTCATAAcatctttaatttcttgaCGAATGGGTATGGTTATAGCTCAGATGATATTGTCATATTGACAGACGATCAAAACGATTTGGTTAGGGTCCCCACTAGGGCTAACATGATGAGAGCCATGCAATGGCTGGTCAAAAACGCACAGCCCAATGATTCCTTGTTCCTTCATTATTCTGGACACGGGGGTCAAACTGAAGATTTGGATGgagacgaagaagatgggATGGATGATGTTATATACCCGGTTGATTTTGAAACGCAAGGGCCTATTATCGACGACGAAATGCACGATATAATGGTTAAACCTTTACCGCAAGGTGTTAGACTAACAGCTTTATTCGATTCCTGTCATTCAGGCACGGTATTGGATCTCCCATACACTTATTCCACGAAGGGGATTATCAAAGAACCGAATGTTTGGAAAGATGTTGGCCAAGATGGGTTACAGGCTGCCATTTCATATGCTACAGGGAATAGAGCCGCTTTAGTGGGGTCTTTAGGCTCTATATTCAAGACTGTTAAAGGGGGTATGGGCAATAATGTGGATAGAGAGCGCGTCAGACAGATTAAGTTCTCAGCCGCAGATATTGTTATGTTATCCGGCTCCAAAGATAATCAAACTTCTGCAGATGCTGTGGAAGACGGTCAAAATACAGGTGCAATGTCCCATGCTTTTATCAAGGTGATGACTCTACAGCCACAGCAATCATATTTGTCTCTTCTACAAAACATGAGAAAAGAATTAGCTGGTAAGTATTCTCAAAAACCGCAATTGTCATCCTCACATCCTATTGACGTAAACTTGCAATTTATTATGTAGAAGTGTATAAAGGCATCTGTTCCTAGTGCAGCATGAaattctaatttttttctttttgacaGAAATAATCTAAGCTATTAATACTATATACACATAGGCAAAGATATATAGGAAAAGTgcacttttgaaaatcaaatgGTGCAGCATAATAGTGATACTTCAGACAAGAACATTAGCTTAACCATTTTTTTAcgtaatgaagaaaaagcttAGAGGAAATCCTTTTAGTTTCTTCAGTTTTCCTTAtctttttcagattctTCCTGTTCTttcaatcttttttcttccaattccttCTTTACTTGTTGTTCTTTATTGGAGTAGTCCAggttcaaattttcaatttctttttcgacAGATTCAATGTTTTGGTttgtttgttcttcttgcttAGACAAAAGCTCTTCatgtttcttcttcaattgctCAATAGTGATCTTGACATCGTCATTGTTGATTGGAACAGTGACATCCAATTCGGCCAAAGTAGCAATCAATGTTGGTTCCAACGTGAATTTTCCATCGGCTTTGTTGAAAACGGAGGCAGgttgttcattttcagtATTCTTTTGttggttcttcttcttgtatttcttgGATTTGGATGGAGCAACGTTGACAAAATCATCCTTTTTTGGGCTGACCAAGACCAAGTCATCAGCTACAACTTTTCTGGCGGGTTTGGTTTCCAAAGCGGTATCACTTAACTCAGCtagtatatttttcttcggTTTCACATATGTTGGATCCAAAACAAGTAAAGAGTTCTCGATAGCTCCAATTTCATAGGTGAAGGCTGGAATTTTGGCATGAGTCAGCTTTTCTTGTAATTTACCCATGTCAACATCTTTTTGTTCCAATAATTTGGATAATTTGTGATCCTCTTCACGCTTCAAACGTTCCTTATCCAATTTGgctttgaaagatttgaatTCGTTGTCAAAGTCAGCTCTGATTTGCCTGATTTGACTGTATAATTCGTCACGTTTTTTGTACAAGGCAGTACGCTTATTGAACAAAGTTTGCCTCTTGTCGTAGACGCCTTGAGTCTTTGAATGAATGTTGTTCAGTTTCTGCTGGTTATCCTCAAATTGGTTGGAAACCTCCTTTGGATTCAACCCGTTCAattcttccttcaattGAGTGATCTTAGCCTTATCAGCATCGACAGACTTTCTAATTGGCTCAATGTTGACTAGATCCTTGATCAATTTGTTTAAAGACTGCATTTCCTTGACCAATAGCTTTTCTTGAACCAAAGAAAGGTCACCAGATGCAATAGATTCTTCGATTTCATTGATTCTTTGCTTTGCTTCCGCGGTAGAGGAGAATTTTGCCTTTTTACCCAGTTTTTCCTCGATTTggttgttttttctcttgattTGAGCGTCCAATTGCTTGATGGAATCGTGAATATTGCTTCTACGGTTCTTCAAGTCAGCTTGAACCCtgatgatttctttgttcttgtcTTGCAACTGCTTGCGCTCGTGCTGAGTGGTATCGTTGACCTGATGTTGGTCGATTTGCTTTCTGATCAAACCAATTTCGACAtcgattttcttcaattgaaCGTTAAGAGTGTCCAGTTTCTTGTCTCTAACAGAGACATCTGGACGCTTGAACTTGTGTTGTTGGGTGGACATGGTAGCGGTTGTGTTTGTTGGAAAATATGCTATTACGTTGGTAAGAGgatggaaaagaaaatcagtttaatatgtaaataaaactgagggaaaaaatgactggaaagagtgaaaaatagaaatgGAGGGGAAAAAGGATGAAACTAGAATAAAAAGCGGACTCCGTCGTATTGTAACGTTATGTCCAATGCCACAAAGCAATTGCGAGACTCAATTTGGCTTTTAACCGTTCGAGATAAAATAACGAATTACGTGTTCAACGTCGTCGagatcaattttttttttcaccgcCACTGTGCGGGTAAGTAGTTTTCGTATCCCGATATGTGTGTTAAGGTATATGCTGCTATATGATGATTATTTACAAGTCAGGATATTATCTATTAACAATGCAGTAGCCACACTCACGTTCAGCGAATCTACAATTGGCTCTGGCGAGCAATTGTGGGTCTCGGAGCCGGCAAAGGGGATCTCGACAAAGAAGTCACTTCTCATCTTCAGATTAGTCCTCACGCCTTGGCTTTCGTTACCCACCACCAACACGACCGGCCGTTCAGCGCACATACCGTGCAGATCGTGTACGCCGAGGGTCTTCCCTGTCGTGTACTTCTCAGTGGTCACGTTGCCCAAGTGGCTTGTGATAAAGGTCCAGCCGCCCATTTCTTGTGATTTGGTAAAGAACTCCAACGGCTTATCAGCGTAAAAAATCGGCAGAAGCTCCAGGGCTCCACTGCTAGTCTTAGACACCACGGGTGTCAAGGGAGAACAGTTTTTCCTCGACATCACGATGAAGTCCACCCCTAGGAAATATGCGCTTCGTACTATAGCGCCAATGTTGTGCGGATCAGTGATTTCGTCCAGATAGAGCCCAAGTGGGAAGTTCTTGGAGCCTGCCCTTGCTCTATAGGGCAATGTATTTGCAATGTCCTCGTTGTTGAAGCCTAACTCGTAAACGGTTAATGCCACAGAGGCGACGTCCACGTCGCCCAAATATGCAATCTCGGCAGGCAGCAAAGGCTTGGTTTCGAGGGCGATGTTATTGTGAACCCCGTAATTGGTCAACAAGTTTAGCTTGTGTTTGTCTACTAGCTCCGTCGTTATCTTCATTTCATCGATTTTCTGCAGGATTTTGCCTGGTATAGTGCCATGGTATAGCACTCGAGAATGGAAGCCTCTCCCCGGGTTTAACAACGCTGCGTAAACACTATTGGTGCCGTAGACGTACTCCAGGATGGGGTTGTCGTTCATGAGCCTCTGCACGATGTTCTTATTGTGGAACTTGGCTTTATGCCTTTTTTGGTCTAGTTTCTCCTGGATCTTGACCTCCCTTAACTTGTCGACGTGGGCCTTCTTTTTGCCGTATGGGTCTGCTGCATGGTCCTGTTCCCGGGCATGTACGTGTGCATACTTCCTCTTGAACCACGAGGCTTTGTCCTCATTCAGCGTTTCCCATTGTTTCCTTCTGACATTGCCCTGTTTTGGGAAAAACTTGTCAAAAGACGACGACTTCTTGGTTCTCGTCCTGAGGGCTTGCTGGGCGCTAGGCCCCACTGCAAAATACCTTTTGAACACTGTATTACCCAGAAAAGTCATACCACAGTCCTTTACACTGCTTTTGCCTGCTGCTACCCACCACACTATGAATTTTCATGTTCCGCTAAtgattttcgttttttttttttcaagctaTGGATGATGGAtgactctttttttttctttagcGATTTGCACTATCAATGCAATTATGCAAGATATTATATAAGAGTTTGCTTTCTTGAGAACAAGTACAAGACTAAACAAAGGTGTTACAGGTGTGCAAGAATGTCAGAACAAAAGGCCCTAGTAAAACGTATTACTAACGAAACCAAGATTCAAATCGCGATTTCTCTGAAGGGTGGTCCACTGGCACTGCAACACTCGATATTCCCGGGAAAAGAGTCAGAACCAGTAGCAGAACAGGCCACGCAATCGCAAGTAATCAACGTCCAGACAGGTGTGGGGTTTTTGGACCATATGATACATGCCATGGCCAAGCATGCCGGTTGGTCGTTGATAGTTGAGTGCATCGGCGACCTGCACATCGACGACCATCACACTACTGAAGACTGTGGGATTGCCCTTGGACAAGCTTTCAAAGAGGCCCTGGGGGCTGTCCGTGGGGTGAAACGGTTCGGATCAGGATTCGCACCTTTGGATGAGGCGCTCTCCAGAGCTGTGGTGGACCTTTCGAACAGGCCGTACGCAGTCATCGAGCTAGGTTTACAGAGGGAGAAGATAGGAGACCTCTCCTGCGAGATGATCCCACATTTCCTCGAGAGTTTCGCAGAGGCCAGCAGAATCACCCTGCACGTCGATTGTCTGCGGGGCAAGAATGACCATCACCGTAGTGAGAGCGCCTTCAAGGCCCTCGCAGTAGCCATCAGAGAGGCCACCTCCCCCAATGGTACCAATGACGTACCTTCCACCAAAGGTGTCCTTATGTAGCGGCGCCACTTATTTATAACCTCCATATAACACGTCTATAAGATAATCATACAGTATAATAATAAGCCATTTGATCACTATGTACGTATCATTATGCACGACACGcactttccttttttttctttctgcttttttcttttttcttctcttgactcgagaaaaaattataaaagAGATGGAGGAACGGGAAAAACAGAGTTGTGTGACAGGTGGCAATAGGTTTTAGTAAGAACAGCAAACAAAGCATTTCATATTATGGCTGAACTGAGCGAACAAGTGCAAAATTTAAGCATCAACGACAACAACGAAAATGGTTACGTTCCTCCTCACTTAAGAGGAAAACCAAGAAGTGCCAGAAATAACTATAACAATAGCAATGGCGGCGGCTACGATGGTGGCCGTGGCGGTGGCAGCTTCTTTGGAGGTAACAACCGTCGTGGCGGCGGTGGCAGCAGTGGCTACAGCAGTGGTGGGTTCTTCGGTGGTAACAACGGTGGCAGCAGATCCAACGGACGTTCCGGTGGTAGATGGGTCGACGGAAAACATGTACCAGCTCCCAAGAACGAAAAGGCGGAGATCGCCCTATTTGGTGTCCCCGAGGATCCAACCTTTCAGTCTTCTGGTATAAATTTCGACAACTACGACGATATACCAGTGGACGCCTCTGGTAAGGACGTTCCTGAACCAATTGCGGAATTCACTTCTCCTCCATTGGACAGTTTGCTATTGGAGAACATCAAATTGGCTCGTTTCACCAAGCCAACCCCAGTGCAGAAGTACTCCGTCCCTATTGTTGCTAACGGTAGAGACTTGATGGCCTGTGCCCAAACTGGTTCCGGTAAGACCGGTGGGTTCTTATTCCCCGTTTTGTCCGAATCTTTCAAGACCGGTCCATCCCCTCAACCAGAATCTCAAGGCTCCTTTTACCAGAAAAAGGCCTACCCAACCGCCGTTATCATGGCTCCAACTAGAGAGTTGGCGACCCAAATCTTTGACGAATCCAAGAAGTTTACTTACAGATCTTGGGTCAAGGCTTGCGTCGTTTACGGTGGTTCTCCAATCGGTAACCAACTAAGAGAAATTGA
The DNA window shown above is from Saccharomyces kudriavzevii IFO 1802 strain IFO1802 genome assembly, chromosome: 15 and carries:
- the TOA1 gene encoding transcription initiation factor IIA large subunit (similar to Saccharomyces cerevisiae TOA1 (YOR194C); ancestral locus Anc_8.603), translated to MSNAEASRAYEIIVETVVNEVREDFENAGIDEQTLQDLKNVWQKKLTESKVTTFSWDNQFNETNISGVQNDLNFNLAAPNTNTTEFNIKEENAGNEGLVLPNVNANNNMPHAGGANVVTNTGEANSINTNTGAGTNLTRASESNIEVKPEIELTIENANINTVENVDGEEGKKEDEKEEEEKSRKEKEQIEQVKLQAKKEKRSALLDTDEVGSELDDSDDDYLISEGEEDGPDENLMLCLYDKVTRTKARWKCSLKDGVVTINRNDYTFQKAQVEAEWV
- the SLK19 gene encoding Slk19p (similar to Saccharomyces cerevisiae SLK19 (YOR195W); ancestral locus Anc_8.604), which produces MEELPTTPIRLILGQPQLREQKSGNCSKEHRPTSSHSVSSANVPSDSNSGLSSPGSSQFVVHPHEPPKKKDLQGDLDRSIDYGRTSARNNKANINPLENIDINKLFDDNKSDAAPTFSDENESTSDKRVLTLNYSPIRVEMSSPEKESDKNTNKDEDDEESGHINKRLKLQLESVPDLKQGPAEGAANDKEEIMSSPMAIDMIDTNISPNKFIMNDGVARNESFNINTDKLSLENDINEKQEEADFIKSNSNNGGSNDDDDYGNEYEEEGDITNSHINRLTPLYETSARDSKYHGGEKTHHNDDNQFDIRHDNFQIVAKRNEELTDQLYQLNQKLNSLISKNESISFQYEKLNKSHQQLIDSSNERVEKLHIEREHSISRVEKFKKRIKELNTEIKVLNSNQKILQEKFDNSINELNQVKNDQYNTNNILQRNEKNLNEKNAELEKIKKELSTTLEKLSESQTTLNDLNSCIAQLNSKVGDTNSVLISKESELNNLKISLKETLSISKDSNDSDLIAQLNELISAKNSLQQKLDDLSNLNDDNLKKLQEKLMEDETALRRKDAEINSLNSELEELKKHVISKDNEFETWKSKYENVEDEAKIRNAEVTELTRDIDDLKESKVHLQETITELENHVHKLENDYDLEKEKFEKTSLELESLQLKNSNIQAEHIKELENLHENLLSLQDELKISSERVTALTKENETLKQNNDNNNKSVTLSNHQKDKDGELIKSLEKQLKDWKEKYDAKEKDTNKRLKLLAEDLYIQYSSKHEQKVKLLKKGYENKFQNKFDQLNLENKTLSEEIEQLNKQLNSEREEKQDLLKLLENEKQ
- the LIP5 gene encoding lipoate synthase (similar to Saccharomyces cerevisiae LIP5 (YOR196C); ancestral locus Anc_8.606); translated protein: MYRRSAVVLCAGRNARWFSLSISRGTSATPPIGSNELNTNSDHADARVSARNATDIEGVVSQISTAYPGKKLRKSRRRITEFKDALNLGPSFADFVSGKASDMILDPLEKARQNTEEAKKLPRWLKVPIPKGTNYHKLKGDVKELKLSTVCEEARCPNIGECWGGKDKSKATATIMLLGDTCTRGCRFCSVKTNRTPSKPDPMEPENTAEAIKRWGLGYVVLTTVDRDDLIDGGANHLAETVRKIKQKAPKTLVETLSGDFRGDLNMVDIMAQSGLDVYAHNLETVEALTPHVRDRRAAYKQSLSVLKRAKTTVPTLITKTSIMLGLGETDEQIIRTLRDLRDVKCDVVTFGQYMRPTKRHMKVVEYVKPEKFDYWKEKALEMGFLYCASGPLVRSSYKAGEAFIENVLKKRNHEIDAQ
- the MCA1 gene encoding Ca(2+)-dependent cysteine protease MCA1 (similar to Saccharomyces cerevisiae MCA1 (YOR197W); ancestral locus Anc_8.608), giving the protein MYPGSGHYTYNNAGNNNGYQRPVVPPPGRQYGQQYGQQYGQQYDQQYDQQYAPPPGPPPGNYNRPVYPSPHFQQEQAEAQLNNGYNNPNVNASNMYGPPQNMSLPPPQTQNIQGIDQPYQYSQCTGRRKALIIGINYIGSKNQLRGCINDAHNIFNFLTNGYGYSSDDIVILTDDQNDLVRVPTRANMMRAMQWLVKNAQPNDSLFLHYSGHGGQTEDLDGDEEDGMDDVIYPVDFETQGPIIDDEMHDIMVKPLPQGVRLTALFDSCHSGTVLDLPYTYSTKGIIKEPNVWKDVGQDGLQAAISYATGNRAALVGSLGSIFKTVKGGMGNNVDRERVRQIKFSAADIVMLSGSKDNQTSADAVEDGQNTGAMSHAFIKVMTLQPQQSYLSLLQNMRKELAGKYSQKPQLSSSHPIDVNLQFIM
- the BFR1 gene encoding Bfr1p (similar to Saccharomyces cerevisiae BFR1 (YOR198C); ancestral locus Anc_8.609) produces the protein MSTQQHKFKRPDVSVRDKKLDTLNVQLKKIDVEIGLIRKQIDQHQVNDTTQHERKQLQDKNKEIIRVQADLKNRRSNIHDSIKQLDAQIKRKNNQIEEKLGKKAKFSSTAEAKQRINEIEESIASGDLSLVQEKLLVKEMQSLNKLIKDLVNIEPIRKSVDADKAKITQLKEELNGLNPKEVSNQFEDNQQKLNNIHSKTQGVYDKRQTLFNKRTALYKKRDELYSQIRQIRADFDNEFKSFKAKLDKERLKREEDHKLSKLLEQKDVDMGKLQEKLTHAKIPAFTYEIGAIENSLLVLDPTYVKPKKNILAELSDTALETKPARKVVADDLVLVSPKKDDFVNVAPSKSKKYKKKNQQKNTENEQPASVFNKADGKFTLEPTLIATLAELDVTVPINNDDVKITIEQLKKKHEELLSKQEEQTNQNIESVEKEIENLNLDYSNKEQQVKKELEEKRLKEQEESEKDKEN
- the MRM1 gene encoding Mrm1p (similar to Saccharomyces cerevisiae MRM1 (YOR201C); ancestral locus Anc_8.611), producing the protein MTFLGNTVFKRYFAVGPSAQQALRTRTKKSSSFDKFFPKQGNVRRKQWETLNEDKASWFKRKYAHVHAREQDHAADPYGKKKAHVDKLREVKIQEKLDQKRHKAKFHNKNIVQRLMNDNPILEYVYGTNSVYAALLNPGRGFHSRVLYHGTIPGKILQKIDEMKITTELVDKHKLNLLTNYGVHNNIALETKPLLPAEIAYLGDVDVASVALTVYELGFNNEDIANTLPYRARAGSKNFPLGLYLDEITDPHNIGAIVRSAYFLGVDFIVMSRKNCSPLTPVVSKTSSGALELLPIFYADKPLEFFTKSQEMGGWTFITSHLGNVTTEKYTTGKTLGVHDLHGMCAERPVVLVVGNESQGVRTNLKMRSDFFVEIPFAGSETHNCSPEPIVDSLNVSVATALLIDNILTCK
- the HIS3 gene encoding imidazoleglycerol-phosphate dehydratase HIS3 (similar to Saccharomyces cerevisiae HIS3 (YOR202W); ancestral locus Anc_8.612); this translates as MSEQKALVKRITNETKIQIAISLKGGPLALQHSIFPGKESEPVAEQATQSQVINVQTGVGFLDHMIHAMAKHAGWSLIVECIGDLHIDDHHTTEDCGIALGQAFKEALGAVRGVKRFGSGFAPLDEALSRAVVDLSNRPYAVIELGLQREKIGDLSCEMIPHFLESFAEASRITLHVDCLRGKNDHHRSESAFKALAVAIREATSPNGTNDVPSTKGVLM